In Clostridium swellfunianum, a genomic segment contains:
- a CDS encoding ABC transporter ATP-binding protein, with the protein MDYIIEMLNIRKEFTGIVANDNITLQVRPGEIHALLGENGAGKSTLMSVLFGLYQPDGGSIKVRDKEVKITNPNVANDLGIGMVHQHFKLVHNFTVTENILLGKESVRGGKIDIQSAAKKIQDLSNRYKLSVDPFSRIEDITVGMQQRVEILKMLYRDAEILIFDEPTAVLTPQEIHELIGVMKAMAAEGKTILVITHKLKEIKAVADRCTVIRKGKSIATVDVKETSEEKMAELMVGRRVNFKVDKIPATPGKEVFKIEDLNVINHRGIKSVKNVSLSVRAGEILGIAGVEGNGQTELIEAITGLRKAESGKIQIEGNDITNLSVRQRSEQGIGHIPEDRHKHGLVLDFTLEDNMILQNYYKEPFSKNGILNRDKIRAYSKDLIEQFDVRSAQGPITKSRSMSGGNQQKSIIAREVDKSPTVMIVAQPTRGLDVGAIEYIHKRLIEERDKGKTILLFSLELDEILNLSDRIAVMYEGEIVGIVDADKTNENELGLMMAGGGKKEHAQE; encoded by the coding sequence ATGGACTATATTATCGAAATGTTAAACATTAGAAAAGAGTTCACTGGTATAGTTGCAAACGATAATATTACACTTCAAGTTAGACCAGGTGAAATTCATGCACTGCTTGGAGAAAATGGTGCAGGAAAATCTACATTGATGTCGGTGCTGTTTGGTCTCTATCAGCCTGATGGTGGAAGTATAAAAGTAAGAGACAAGGAAGTAAAAATAACAAATCCTAATGTTGCAAATGATCTTGGAATAGGAATGGTGCATCAGCACTTTAAACTAGTTCATAATTTTACCGTAACAGAAAACATTCTTCTTGGGAAAGAATCAGTAAGAGGTGGAAAGATTGATATTCAATCAGCCGCAAAGAAAATTCAGGACTTATCTAATCGTTATAAATTAAGTGTAGACCCTTTCTCAAGAATTGAAGATATTACAGTTGGTATGCAGCAGAGAGTCGAAATTTTAAAAATGCTGTATAGAGATGCGGAAATATTGATATTTGACGAGCCTACAGCTGTATTGACACCTCAAGAAATTCATGAACTCATAGGTGTTATGAAGGCTATGGCTGCTGAAGGAAAGACCATATTAGTAATTACTCATAAGCTTAAGGAAATAAAAGCAGTAGCAGATAGATGTACGGTTATTCGTAAGGGTAAATCAATTGCAACCGTTGATGTCAAGGAGACATCCGAGGAAAAAATGGCTGAGCTTATGGTTGGCCGTCGAGTAAACTTTAAGGTTGATAAAATACCTGCAACCCCAGGAAAAGAAGTATTTAAAATAGAAGATTTAAATGTAATAAATCATAGAGGAATTAAAAGCGTGAAAAACGTAAGCTTATCTGTTAGAGCAGGTGAAATACTTGGAATAGCAGGTGTAGAAGGTAATGGACAAACCGAACTAATCGAAGCTATTACGGGACTTAGAAAAGCTGAATCAGGAAAAATTCAAATTGAAGGTAATGATATCACAAATCTTTCTGTAAGACAGCGAAGCGAACAAGGCATAGGTCATATTCCTGAAGACAGGCATAAACATGGATTAGTTCTGGATTTTACTTTAGAAGATAATATGATTCTACAAAACTACTATAAGGAACCTTTTTCTAAAAACGGAATATTGAATAGAGATAAGATACGTGCTTATTCAAAGGATCTTATAGAGCAATTCGACGTTCGTTCCGCACAGGGGCCTATAACAAAATCCAGAAGCATGTCTGGAGGAAATCAGCAAAAGTCTATTATAGCTAGAGAGGTTGATAAGTCTCCAACAGTTATGATAGTCGCGCAACCTACTCGTGGTCTTGACGTTGGAGCTATTGAATACATCCACAAGAGACTTATAGAAGAACGTGATAAAGGTAAAACTATATTATTATTCTCGCTGGAGTTGGATGAGATTCTTAACTTATCAGATAGAATAGCAGTTATGTATGAAGGTGAAATCGTAGGAATAGTAGATGCCGATAAGACAAATGAAAACGAGCTAGGTCTTATGATGGCAGGAGGAGGTAAGAAAGAGCATGCGCAAGAATAA